In Myxococcus stipitatus, the following are encoded in one genomic region:
- a CDS encoding VCBS repeat-containing protein, translated as MSQWTPDLTPPSHIAADGYGDLGARFADVNGDGKQDFLFHRWVNASTVQKGAYLSTGGGWQWAPDFTPPFHIAADGYGDLGARFADVNGDGKQDFLFHRWVNASTVQKGAYLSTGSGWQWAPEFTPPFHIAADGYGDLGARFVDVNGDGLQDFLFHRWINASTVQKGAYLSTSSGWQWAPDFTPPFHIAADGYGDLGTRFADVNGDGKQDFLFHRRVNASTVQKGAYLSTGLAWKWAPEYTPPFHIAADGHGDLGARFVDLHGDGKQDIAYHRWFNGSTVQRGADLAP; from the coding sequence GTGTCGCAATGGACACCGGACCTCACGCCGCCCTCACACATCGCGGCGGATGGATATGGCGACCTCGGGGCGCGGTTCGCGGATGTGAACGGAGACGGCAAGCAGGACTTCCTCTTCCACCGGTGGGTCAACGCCTCCACCGTGCAGAAAGGCGCCTACCTGAGCACAGGCGGCGGCTGGCAGTGGGCTCCCGACTTCACGCCCCCGTTCCACATCGCGGCGGATGGGTACGGCGACCTCGGCGCGCGCTTCGCCGACGTCAACGGAGATGGCAAGCAGGACTTCCTCTTCCACCGGTGGGTCAACGCCTCCACCGTGCAGAAAGGTGCCTACCTGAGCACAGGCAGTGGTTGGCAATGGGCGCCTGAGTTCACACCTCCGTTCCACATCGCCGCCGATGGCTACGGCGACCTCGGCGCGCGCTTCGTCGACGTGAATGGGGATGGCCTGCAGGACTTCCTCTTCCACCGGTGGATCAACGCCTCCACCGTGCAGAAAGGGGCCTACCTGAGCACGAGCAGCGGCTGGCAATGGGCGCCTGACTTCACGCCCCCGTTCCACATCGCCGCCGATGGTTACGGCGACCTCGGCACTCGCTTCGCGGACGTGAACGGAGACGGCAAGCAGGACTTCCTCTTCCACCGGAGGGTCAACGCCTCCACCGTGCAGAAGGGCGCGTACTTGAGCACGGGGCTCGCGTGGAAGTGGGCTCCGGAGTACACGCCCCCGTTCCACATCGCCGCCGATGGCCACGGCGACCTTGGTGCCCGCTTCGTGGACCTCCATGGAGATGGGAAGCAGGACATCGCCTATCACCGGTGGTTCAACGGCTCCACGGTGCAGCGCGGCGCCGACCTCGCTCCGTAG
- a CDS encoding tRNA-uridine aminocarboxypropyltransferase: protein MSSRLASRPRCARCNLSRHLCLCAEIPQVPTRTRILLLQHVMEIAKKSNTGRVAALAMPNSQVIIHGAPIGTDLELLSEPGTWLLYPDGPSAPPDAPPPRQLVVLDASWSQARRMTQRLPVLRTLPRLVLPPPEPGLLRLREPSHPSGMSTLDAVARAVEALEGREVAEPLERLAALRVQRIAACGTLN, encoded by the coding sequence ATGTCTTCTCGTCTTGCCAGCCGCCCGCGGTGTGCCCGCTGCAACCTGTCTCGTCACCTGTGCCTGTGTGCCGAGATTCCCCAGGTGCCGACGCGGACGCGGATACTCCTGCTTCAGCATGTGATGGAGATCGCGAAGAAGAGCAACACCGGCCGGGTGGCGGCGCTGGCGATGCCGAACTCGCAGGTCATCATCCACGGCGCACCCATTGGGACGGACCTGGAGCTGCTCTCGGAGCCGGGGACGTGGCTGCTCTATCCCGACGGTCCCTCGGCGCCCCCGGATGCGCCGCCGCCGCGACAGCTCGTGGTGTTGGACGCGAGCTGGTCGCAGGCGCGGAGGATGACGCAGCGGCTGCCCGTGTTGCGGACCTTGCCCCGGTTGGTGCTCCCTCCGCCCGAGCCGGGGCTGCTCCGGCTCCGTGAGCCCTCCCATCCGTCCGGGATGTCCACGCTGGATGCCGTCGCACGCGCGGTGGAGGCGCTGGAGGGGCGGGAGGTGGCGGAGCCCTTGGAGCGGCTCGCCGCGCTGCGGGTCCAGCGCATCGCCGCGTGCGGGACGCTGAACTGA
- a CDS encoding terpene synthase family protein, whose translation MAPLMAHQGLSLYCPIPPTIHPRADAVEAMTQEWTARQRLYVDKRGLMRLSRLRAGEFVSRIMPSGPEAALQVAVDFFVWLFAFDDAFCDEDAFGQPPHDLAVYVGLLGHLLDSPHTRILSEDPFAQSLRSLQQRLSRHASPVQMHRWADGVRGYLHAQVWEAANRDARRVCDIDTYVALRLYSGAVLACPTLIDVVNGHELSTAELTRPLVRAASEVAATLVIWDNDLISHQKELRTRGELHNLLTVLMHSQRCSVAEARQEALKMRDVLMSLLLRLLAQGHVGASPALSLYLRGLGHFVRANIDWSNVSGRYFDQEVRAPTDSVMAFEAPNTEVSALEPLPIPSVQWWWGCLSAEK comes from the coding sequence ATGGCCCCCCTGATGGCGCATCAAGGATTGTCACTCTATTGCCCTATCCCTCCCACGATTCATCCCCGCGCGGACGCCGTGGAGGCCATGACCCAGGAATGGACGGCCCGCCAACGCCTCTACGTCGACAAGCGTGGACTGATGAGACTCTCCCGGCTGCGAGCCGGAGAGTTCGTCTCACGCATCATGCCGTCCGGCCCCGAGGCCGCGCTTCAAGTCGCCGTCGACTTCTTCGTCTGGCTCTTCGCGTTCGATGACGCCTTCTGTGATGAAGACGCCTTCGGGCAACCCCCGCACGACCTGGCCGTCTATGTGGGTTTGCTGGGGCATCTGCTGGACTCCCCCCACACGCGAATCCTTTCCGAGGATCCCTTTGCCCAGAGCCTGCGGAGCCTCCAACAGCGGCTCTCGAGGCATGCGAGCCCCGTGCAGATGCACCGTTGGGCCGACGGCGTCCGAGGCTATCTGCACGCCCAGGTCTGGGAGGCCGCCAACCGGGATGCGCGACGTGTCTGTGATATCGACACCTATGTCGCGCTCCGTCTCTACAGCGGCGCGGTGCTGGCGTGCCCCACGCTCATCGACGTGGTCAACGGACATGAACTGTCCACCGCGGAGCTGACACGTCCCCTGGTTCGCGCGGCGAGCGAGGTCGCGGCGACCCTCGTCATCTGGGACAACGACCTCATCTCCCACCAGAAAGAGCTGCGGACCCGCGGCGAGCTCCACAATCTCCTCACGGTGTTGATGCACAGCCAGAGGTGCTCGGTGGCCGAAGCCCGACAGGAAGCCTTGAAGATGCGCGACGTGTTGATGTCATTGCTCCTGCGCCTCCTGGCCCAGGGACACGTGGGCGCAAGCCCCGCGCTGTCGCTCTACCTGCGGGGGCTGGGACACTTCGTGCGCGCGAACATCGACTGGAGCAATGTCTCCGGCCGCTACTTCGACCAGGAAGTCCGCGCGCCCACGGACAGCGTCATGGCCTTCGAAGCCCCCAACACGGAAGTCTCCGCGTTGGAGCCCCTGCCCATCCCCTCGGTTCAGTGGTGGTGGGGATGTCTGTCGGCTGAGAAGTGA
- a CDS encoding sterol desaturase family protein has protein sequence MEIRTVVHPVDVTNSGSQWLQWLKDKLWDNDISLKRSGPQAIALFLLSAVALAAELSYHHNGLGLLDAWRAERVVVFYNVEELVLSSVGSSLAFWVVAAAIFRIVFGMLVGVADLVFYQRITGRPFDWESMINSAVVNLVFLTTGLFTFMNPAVQGLLRQYVSLVQSIPTLVNLNGALALVVACFMADFCYYWSHRWAHKVRFFWNLGHINHHRSRNLSQLTQVVDPQTSILDVAGGRAFVMLLLPIVTKLFSLDIRGAGWMFVVLLILDAWTNPSHSVVLYHAETRFKVLRLFRSVLVTPAVHFTHHSREQAHNISDGSNFGARLTLWDRLFGTYVEPPPYIPDAGLFGDDADYCRNPLRFIFQPYVRMFEELRNNRLRCWPAIVFGPASYTPPVPASSKY, from the coding sequence ATGGAAATCAGAACCGTCGTTCACCCCGTGGATGTGACGAACAGCGGGTCTCAGTGGCTTCAGTGGTTGAAGGACAAACTGTGGGACAACGACATCTCGTTGAAGCGGTCGGGTCCGCAAGCGATTGCGCTCTTCCTGCTCTCCGCTGTCGCGCTGGCCGCGGAGTTGTCCTATCACCACAATGGTCTTGGATTGCTGGATGCCTGGCGGGCCGAGCGGGTGGTGGTCTTCTACAACGTGGAGGAGCTGGTCCTCTCCAGCGTGGGCTCGTCACTGGCCTTCTGGGTGGTCGCCGCGGCCATCTTCCGAATTGTCTTCGGGATGCTCGTCGGGGTCGCAGACCTGGTGTTCTACCAGCGAATCACCGGCCGGCCGTTCGACTGGGAGTCGATGATCAACAGCGCCGTGGTCAACCTCGTGTTCCTCACCACGGGGCTGTTCACCTTCATGAACCCCGCGGTCCAGGGCTTGCTGCGGCAGTACGTGAGTCTGGTGCAGTCCATCCCCACGCTGGTGAACCTGAACGGCGCCCTCGCGCTGGTCGTCGCGTGCTTCATGGCTGACTTCTGCTACTACTGGTCCCATCGGTGGGCTCACAAGGTCCGGTTCTTCTGGAACCTGGGGCACATCAACCATCACCGCTCGCGCAACCTGTCGCAGCTCACCCAGGTGGTCGACCCGCAGACCTCCATCCTGGATGTGGCCGGCGGGCGCGCCTTCGTGATGCTCCTGCTCCCCATCGTGACGAAGCTCTTCTCGCTCGACATCCGGGGCGCTGGGTGGATGTTCGTGGTCCTGTTGATCCTCGACGCCTGGACCAACCCGTCACATTCGGTGGTCCTCTACCACGCGGAGACGCGGTTCAAGGTGTTGCGGCTGTTCCGCTCCGTCCTCGTGACTCCGGCCGTCCACTTCACGCACCACTCGCGAGAGCAGGCCCACAACATCTCGGATGGGAGCAACTTCGGGGCACGGCTGACGCTCTGGGACCGGCTCTTTGGAACCTATGTCGAACCCCCTCCCTACATCCCGGACGCGGGCCTGTTCGGGGACGACGCGGACTACTGTCGCAACCCGCTGCGCTTCATCTTCCAGCCCTACGTCCGGATGTTCGAGGAGCTGCGCAACAACCGCCTCCGGTGCTGGCCCGCGATTGTGTTTGGTCCCGCGTCCTATACGCCCCCCGTGCCCGCGAGCAGCAAGTACTGA
- a CDS encoding DUF1993 domain-containing protein: MSVSVYEASVPALSRTLRSLGHILQKGAAHARQQGLRPETLLEKRLAPDMFPLARQVEIVVSGAKGCVARLSGRLPPGDTSGELAVFNRGDEPSFGPFPTSFEQLQRLVEEALVQVRSISPEEVEAGPASISVAKRGEVRHFETRSFVLAYVLPNLYFHVTVVYALLRAEGVPLGKSDFEGPAVYRLQVTNPGQD; encoded by the coding sequence ATGAGCGTCTCGGTCTATGAAGCCAGCGTGCCCGCCTTGAGCCGCACGCTGCGGAGCCTGGGCCACATCCTCCAGAAGGGCGCCGCCCACGCACGCCAGCAGGGACTCCGTCCGGAGACCTTGCTCGAGAAGCGCCTGGCCCCGGACATGTTTCCACTCGCGCGTCAGGTGGAGATCGTGGTGTCCGGAGCGAAGGGGTGCGTGGCCCGGCTGTCGGGGCGGCTGCCTCCGGGTGACACCTCCGGGGAGCTCGCGGTCTTCAACCGAGGTGATGAGCCATCCTTCGGCCCTTTCCCCACGTCTTTCGAACAGCTCCAGCGGCTGGTGGAAGAAGCCCTGGTCCAGGTGCGCTCCATCTCCCCGGAAGAAGTCGAGGCCGGCCCCGCGTCCATCTCCGTCGCCAAGCGCGGAGAGGTGCGCCACTTCGAGACGCGTTCCTTCGTGCTCGCCTATGTGCTCCCCAATCTCTATTTTCATGTCACCGTGGTGTACGCGCTGCTGAGAGCCGAGGGGGTCCCGCTCGGGAAGAGTGACTTTGAAGGGCCCGCCGTCTATCGCCTTCAAGTCACCAACCCGGGCCAGGACTGA
- a CDS encoding MFS transporter: MTSSHAPVMEEPERRTGLFILCIGFFVFGLLGTVTGVTLPNIKQEFGVTNESAGVVFVYWSVGVLVGAFIGGKVFYLARARTLFIATSLASMVCLVLLYREREFHFYKLLIFTLSLSGSLFFTVGHATAARVGHDNKVSILSFMDFLFSLGSVSTPLLVNAFTAPGRWTGSGWRLVFLVAAGLLVVATALATRLSARSEPASEKTAERSGAGYLSLLSDPLFLCFMLASLFLHATEWGHGVWFVTYASEVVGLAPAQAREAFSFFLMGMAASRLLGSWLIWNLKSSTLMALLISSATVAAISLLDYRSFHALCILNFMFGFGLGALFPLLLGLSMERAPTKSAMLSGIGLMAGTLGAKSISYVIGLLADQSSLAESYRYVSWAMVVLLVAVLSFLSFHLRTQRSVRVPQAAARDERREDVDEPEEGSARFEFSFGVSGAALHRLVVERSPRDALRRLLLDWELRREFSARFGRRRRLRREEAAGFLRHVWDTYPVARELYPSPAELLGAKEPVPVRDVAPVGAQSLVDAALLPLPLHSGLPSSTEGLTRDR; encoded by the coding sequence ATGACGTCGTCACATGCTCCCGTGATGGAGGAACCGGAGCGCAGGACCGGTCTCTTCATCCTGTGCATCGGGTTCTTTGTCTTTGGCCTGTTGGGCACCGTCACCGGTGTCACGCTTCCCAACATCAAACAGGAGTTTGGAGTCACCAACGAAAGCGCTGGCGTGGTCTTCGTCTACTGGTCGGTCGGCGTGCTGGTCGGCGCCTTCATCGGCGGGAAGGTCTTCTACCTGGCCCGGGCGAGGACGTTGTTCATCGCCACCTCGCTCGCCTCCATGGTCTGCCTGGTGCTGCTCTATCGGGAGCGGGAGTTTCACTTCTACAAGCTGCTCATCTTCACCCTCTCCCTGTCGGGGAGCCTGTTCTTCACCGTGGGCCATGCGACGGCCGCCAGAGTGGGGCACGACAACAAGGTGTCCATTCTCAGCTTCATGGACTTCCTCTTCAGCCTGGGGAGCGTGTCGACCCCCTTGCTCGTGAACGCCTTCACGGCCCCGGGGCGCTGGACGGGCAGCGGCTGGAGGCTCGTCTTCCTGGTGGCCGCGGGACTCCTGGTGGTCGCCACGGCGCTGGCCACGCGGCTGTCGGCGCGCTCGGAGCCCGCGTCGGAGAAGACCGCCGAGCGCTCCGGCGCGGGATATCTGTCGTTGCTCTCCGACCCGCTCTTCCTGTGCTTCATGCTGGCGAGCCTGTTCCTGCACGCCACCGAGTGGGGCCACGGTGTCTGGTTCGTCACGTATGCGAGCGAGGTGGTGGGGCTTGCTCCCGCGCAGGCTCGAGAGGCCTTCAGCTTCTTCCTGATGGGGATGGCTGCTTCGCGGCTGCTCGGCAGTTGGCTCATCTGGAACCTCAAGTCATCGACCTTGATGGCGCTGCTGATCTCCAGCGCGACGGTCGCCGCCATCTCCCTGCTGGACTACCGGAGCTTCCACGCCCTGTGCATCCTGAACTTCATGTTCGGCTTCGGCCTGGGCGCGCTCTTCCCGCTGCTGCTCGGACTGTCGATGGAGCGGGCTCCCACGAAGAGCGCCATGTTGTCGGGGATTGGCCTCATGGCGGGAACGCTGGGCGCGAAGAGCATCTCCTATGTCATTGGACTGCTGGCCGACCAGTCCTCCCTCGCGGAGTCCTATCGCTACGTCTCCTGGGCCATGGTCGTGCTGCTGGTGGCGGTGCTGTCGTTCCTGTCGTTCCATCTGCGCACGCAGCGGTCCGTCCGGGTGCCCCAGGCCGCGGCTCGTGACGAGCGGCGGGAGGACGTGGACGAACCCGAGGAGGGCTCGGCCCGGTTCGAGTTCAGCTTCGGCGTGTCGGGCGCGGCGCTCCACCGGCTCGTCGTCGAGCGCTCACCTCGCGACGCCCTCCGCCGTCTGCTGCTGGACTGGGAGCTGCGGCGGGAGTTCTCCGCGCGCTTCGGACGCAGGCGGCGTCTGCGGCGTGAAGAGGCCGCGGGATTCCTTCGCCACGTCTGGGACACGTACCCGGTGGCGAGGGAGCTCTATCCGAGCCCGGCGGAGCTCCTGGGCGCGAAGGAGCCTGTCCCCGTGCGCGACGTGGCGCCCGTGGGCGCGCAGTCCCTGGTCGACGCGGCCCTGCTGCCCCTGCCTCTCCACAGCGGTCTTCCTTCTTCGACGGAAGGACTTACTCGTGATCGATGA
- the hflK gene encoding FtsH protease activity modulator HflK has protein sequence MAKNDAQPPEASILAINVLVVVLIVGGMAAQNLFYTAQPEERVVIKRFGAVIGLAGPGLHFKLPFGIDEVHKVATERVLKQDFGFRVQPGEEGAPGRVLTEGYQHEREMLTGDLNVIDVSWVVQYQIQDPIQYLHELRDPEQTLRDSSEAVMRRLVGGSPASEVLTTARADISLRARDELQVAMDGYHSGIRITAVELQAVVPPQRVQASFNEVNEARQERERMINEAIKQKNQAIPQAIGEAKRTVAEAEAYAFERTRRAEGDVVRFQSILKEYVRAPEVTRKRLYLEVIREVVPKAGKIIVVQEGESRPQSFLHLNEQGGSQK, from the coding sequence ATGGCGAAGAACGACGCCCAGCCACCGGAGGCCAGCATCCTGGCCATCAACGTCCTGGTCGTGGTGCTCATCGTGGGCGGCATGGCGGCCCAGAACCTGTTCTACACCGCGCAGCCGGAGGAGCGCGTGGTCATCAAGCGCTTCGGCGCGGTCATCGGGCTGGCGGGGCCGGGCCTTCACTTCAAGCTGCCGTTCGGCATCGACGAAGTCCACAAGGTGGCCACCGAGCGCGTGCTCAAGCAGGACTTCGGGTTCCGCGTCCAACCGGGCGAGGAGGGCGCCCCTGGCCGCGTCCTCACCGAGGGGTACCAACACGAGCGGGAGATGCTCACGGGGGACCTCAACGTGATTGATGTGTCGTGGGTGGTGCAGTACCAGATTCAAGACCCCATCCAATACCTCCACGAGCTGAGAGACCCCGAGCAGACATTGAGGGACAGCTCGGAGGCGGTCATGCGGCGGCTGGTGGGCGGCAGCCCGGCGAGCGAGGTGTTGACCACGGCCCGGGCGGATATCTCCCTCCGGGCGCGCGATGAGCTCCAGGTGGCGATGGATGGCTACCACTCCGGCATCCGCATCACCGCCGTGGAGCTGCAGGCGGTGGTGCCTCCCCAGCGGGTGCAGGCGTCCTTCAACGAGGTCAACGAAGCGCGCCAGGAGCGTGAGCGGATGATCAACGAGGCCATCAAGCAGAAGAACCAGGCCATCCCCCAGGCGATAGGTGAAGCGAAGCGCACGGTGGCCGAAGCCGAGGCCTACGCTTTCGAACGCACCCGCCGCGCGGAAGGGGACGTGGTCCGGTTCCAATCCATCCTCAAGGAGTACGTCCGGGCCCCGGAGGTGACTCGCAAGCGGCTCTATCTGGAGGTCATCCGGGAGGTGGTGCCCAAGGCGGGGAAGATCATCGTCGTCCAGGAAGGGGAGAGCCGCCCGCAGTCCTTCCTTCATTTGAACGAGCAGGGAGGCTCGCAGAAGTGA
- the hflC gene encoding protease modulator HflC has protein sequence MKARIAGLSVLFVVLLTTGYSSAFVLGEAEQALIVRFGEIKRAPLTAPGLHWKWPFLDEVRRFDERLWTWEADAEQIPTLGREFILVKSSAHVRIENPRLFLESVHDEQGARSRLDDILHSVVRNQVSGARIEELIRAEALEQAILEAARPQISKYGMALTDVRIQRVNYIASVREQVENRMISERQSIAEKFRSEGRGRSEEIRGELERELQAIRSEASRKAEEVRGEADAQVTRLYGQAYGQNAEFFAFLKTLETYRETMGANTTLMIRADSDFYRYLESSGRSVGTKSEVKGPAAVVAR, from the coding sequence GTGAAAGCCAGAATCGCAGGCCTGAGTGTCCTCTTCGTCGTCTTGCTGACCACCGGCTATTCCTCGGCCTTCGTCCTGGGCGAGGCCGAGCAGGCCCTCATCGTCCGGTTCGGTGAAATCAAGAGGGCCCCTCTCACCGCGCCCGGACTCCACTGGAAATGGCCGTTCCTCGACGAGGTGCGCCGGTTCGATGAGCGCCTGTGGACCTGGGAGGCGGACGCCGAGCAGATTCCCACGCTGGGGCGGGAGTTCATCCTGGTCAAGAGCAGCGCCCACGTGCGCATCGAGAACCCGCGCTTGTTCCTGGAGAGCGTGCACGACGAACAGGGGGCGCGGAGCCGGCTCGATGACATCCTCCATTCCGTCGTGCGCAACCAGGTCTCCGGCGCGCGGATTGAAGAGCTCATCCGCGCCGAGGCGCTCGAGCAGGCGATTCTCGAAGCCGCCCGGCCGCAGATATCCAAGTACGGCATGGCGCTGACGGATGTCCGCATCCAGCGGGTCAACTACATCGCCAGCGTGCGGGAGCAGGTGGAGAACCGCATGATTTCCGAGCGGCAGAGCATCGCCGAGAAGTTCCGCTCGGAAGGCCGGGGCCGCAGCGAGGAGATCCGGGGCGAACTGGAGCGGGAGCTCCAGGCCATCCGCTCCGAGGCCTCGCGCAAGGCGGAGGAGGTCCGCGGTGAGGCCGATGCACAGGTGACGCGCCTCTATGGTCAGGCGTATGGCCAGAACGCGGAGTTCTTCGCCTTCCTCAAGACGCTGGAGACCTATCGCGAGACCATGGGCGCCAACACGACGCTCATGATTCGCGCGGACTCGGACTTCTATCGCTACCTGGAGTCCAGCGGCAGGTCGGTCGGGACGAAGTCCGAGGTGAAAGGCCCGGCGGCGGTTGTCGCGAGATGA
- a CDS encoding trehalose-6-phosphate synthase — translation MSHTVRIVLVLFTGLGILSWGVLELVSSTRRSWFAEPAQQRFPPRTEEWRPPRLDLVAQRETLVRQSVVLAFGGLALCASAATLLLRRRPWRQWSQALREPPRGGVPGPEHRPVLQDAKPLVDRPRVEKEEGDLGRWTPQRLKQTLRQSLEGEHVVVVANREPYIHERGADGGLKVSHPASGLVTALEPVMRACSGVWVAHGSGSADRETADAKGRVRVPPGEESYLLRRVWLSREEEQGYYAGFANEGLWPLCHMAYARPTFRLEDWKHYQAVNQKFVDAVCEEVDSEAPVILVQDYHFALVPRMIRERLPKATVITFWHIPWPNAEAFGVCPWRNELLQGLLGSSIIGFHTQLHCNNFAEAAGRFLESRIDREQTAVVHQERTTLIRPYPISVEWPNRWVKDALTPEECRASVWKELGLAPDALLGIGVDRLDYTKGIEERLLAVERLLEHSPEFRGRFSFAQLAAPSRTTIERYRQLNDSVESLAARINRRFGTATYQPIILMRAHHEPPDVFRYYRAADVCYVSSLHDGMNLVAKEFVAAREDEQGVLVLSQFTGAARELSEGLIVNPFDFEEASRALATGLAMSEEEQRVRMRAMRAVVSEFNVYRWAGQMVMDAARVRERGRLTERLTVHAVALR, via the coding sequence ATGTCTCACACGGTCCGCATCGTCCTGGTCTTGTTCACAGGCCTTGGGATTCTCTCGTGGGGAGTGCTGGAGCTGGTCTCGAGCACCCGCCGCTCCTGGTTCGCCGAGCCCGCGCAACAGCGGTTCCCACCGCGAACGGAGGAGTGGCGTCCGCCGCGCCTCGACCTGGTGGCGCAGCGGGAGACCCTGGTCCGGCAGTCGGTGGTGTTGGCCTTCGGAGGGCTGGCGTTGTGCGCCTCGGCGGCCACCCTGTTGTTGAGGCGAAGGCCGTGGCGCCAATGGAGTCAGGCGCTTCGCGAGCCACCCCGAGGAGGCGTCCCCGGTCCCGAGCACCGGCCCGTCTTGCAGGACGCCAAGCCGCTCGTGGACCGGCCCCGGGTGGAGAAAGAGGAGGGGGACCTGGGGCGGTGGACCCCTCAGCGACTGAAGCAGACGTTGCGGCAATCCCTGGAGGGGGAGCACGTCGTCGTCGTCGCCAATCGTGAGCCGTACATCCACGAGCGCGGCGCCGATGGAGGCCTCAAGGTGTCACATCCCGCGAGCGGTCTGGTGACGGCGCTGGAGCCCGTGATGCGCGCGTGCTCGGGCGTCTGGGTCGCGCATGGGAGTGGCTCCGCGGACCGTGAGACGGCGGACGCGAAGGGCAGGGTGCGGGTGCCCCCCGGAGAGGAGTCCTATCTGCTCCGGCGCGTCTGGCTCTCGCGAGAGGAAGAGCAGGGCTACTACGCGGGCTTCGCGAACGAAGGACTCTGGCCGCTGTGCCACATGGCCTATGCGCGGCCCACGTTCAGGCTGGAAGACTGGAAGCACTACCAGGCCGTGAACCAGAAGTTCGTGGACGCGGTGTGCGAGGAGGTGGATTCGGAGGCCCCCGTCATCCTGGTGCAGGACTACCACTTCGCGCTCGTGCCCCGGATGATTCGCGAGCGGCTGCCCAAGGCGACCGTCATCACCTTCTGGCACATCCCCTGGCCCAACGCGGAGGCCTTCGGCGTCTGCCCCTGGCGCAACGAGCTGCTGCAAGGGCTGTTGGGCAGCAGCATCATCGGGTTTCATACGCAACTGCACTGCAACAACTTCGCGGAGGCCGCCGGACGCTTCCTGGAGTCGCGCATCGACCGGGAACAGACGGCGGTGGTCCACCAGGAGCGGACGACCCTCATCCGGCCGTATCCCATCTCCGTGGAGTGGCCCAACCGCTGGGTGAAGGACGCGCTCACCCCCGAGGAGTGCCGCGCGAGCGTCTGGAAGGAGCTGGGCCTGGCGCCGGACGCGTTGCTGGGCATCGGTGTGGACCGGCTCGACTACACCAAGGGCATCGAGGAGCGCCTGTTGGCGGTGGAGCGGCTGCTCGAGCACTCCCCCGAGTTCCGGGGGCGCTTCTCCTTCGCGCAGCTCGCGGCGCCGAGCCGGACGACCATCGAGCGCTACCGCCAGCTCAACGACAGCGTCGAGTCACTGGCTGCTCGAATCAATCGCCGCTTCGGGACGGCGACGTACCAGCCCATCATCCTGATGCGTGCACACCATGAGCCGCCGGACGTCTTCCGGTACTACCGCGCGGCGGACGTCTGCTACGTCAGCAGCCTGCATGACGGGATGAACCTGGTGGCGAAGGAGTTCGTCGCGGCGCGCGAGGACGAGCAGGGCGTCCTGGTGCTCAGTCAGTTCACCGGCGCGGCCCGGGAGTTGTCGGAGGGATTGATTGTCAATCCGTTCGACTTCGAGGAGGCGAGCCGCGCGCTGGCGACGGGGCTGGCCATGTCGGAGGAGGAACAGCGCGTCCGCATGCGGGCGATGCGCGCCGTCGTCAGCGAGTTCAATGTCTACCGCTGGGCGGGACAGATGGTCATGGACGCAGCCCGGGTCCGAGAGCGGGGGCGCCTCACGGAGCGGCTCACGGTCCACGCCGTGGCCCTGCGGTGA